The proteins below are encoded in one region of Eubacterium sp. 1001713B170207_170306_E7:
- a CDS encoding diguanylate cyclase codes for MDIQPEKRKILIVDDMELNRALLCEMFQTKYTIYEAENGAQALEILEREGEDIAVVLLDLIMPVLDGFGVLAEMERTSLAGRVPVIMITAENSEGVMQHGYEMGAADIVTKPFNPNIVIQRVHNIIEQYTQKLHLRQLVAEQTKALREQAEKMRENSAQMIDTLSSIIEFKNTESVSHIHNVRVITRLLLAEFAKNHSEYGLSDALIEMISEAAAMHDIGKVAIPDNILNKPGRLTDEEFEVMKTHTSRGSEILMELSGVQDLAYYDYCYDICRHHHERWDGGGYPDGLAGNEISIWAQAVSLADVYDALTSKRVYKDAYTHETAVQMILDGECGVFNPQLIDCFLAALPELNRSMKGGEMLASTVTAPGEVTIPEKKKKENHSDLSSRTLYLLEQERQKYQILSDLSDELIFEYDLKTDKLVFSDRFQILTGKSPVFPQISKIMADESVVNSEDRKRLFKMLEHITPDKPKCKAELRINLDGGGFQWHQVYLYPIWDMEFEPVCVSYIGKLINVEESKQRNLLLKREAESDPLTGLLNQKAMREQSILVLKDRRVCNAALCFADVDNFKAVNDERGHLFGDMVLKEVAEVITSSVRHTDLVGRVGGDEFLILFHDIIDQRDIERRVAAISKKLNERFDNYGITGSLGISRYPQDGEDFDTLLQKADQALYHSKDLGKNQYKVYDVSCANRPFRSSLTRVDNYNEKIEEMARELKNITSS; via the coding sequence ATGGATATTCAGCCAGAAAAAAGAAAAATACTGATCGTCGACGACATGGAGCTGAACCGCGCGCTGCTGTGTGAGATGTTCCAGACGAAATATACCATCTACGAAGCTGAAAACGGCGCACAGGCCCTGGAGATCCTCGAGCGGGAGGGCGAAGATATCGCTGTCGTGCTTCTGGATCTGATCATGCCAGTACTTGACGGCTTTGGTGTTCTGGCGGAAATGGAACGGACGAGCCTGGCCGGCCGCGTGCCGGTCATTATGATCACGGCTGAAAACAGCGAGGGGGTTATGCAGCACGGTTATGAGATGGGGGCCGCCGACATTGTCACCAAGCCCTTTAACCCCAATATCGTGATCCAGCGTGTCCACAACATCATTGAGCAGTACACCCAAAAGCTTCACCTGCGGCAGCTGGTAGCGGAGCAGACCAAGGCGCTCCGTGAGCAGGCCGAGAAGATGCGCGAAAACAGCGCGCAGATGATTGATACCCTCAGCAGCATTATTGAATTTAAAAACACCGAATCGGTATCGCATATTCACAATGTGCGTGTAATCACCCGTCTGCTTCTGGCCGAGTTTGCCAAAAACCACAGCGAATACGGCCTGTCTGATGCGCTTATTGAAATGATCTCCGAAGCGGCGGCCATGCACGATATTGGCAAGGTGGCCATCCCGGATAATATTCTCAACAAGCCCGGACGCCTGACCGATGAGGAATTTGAGGTTATGAAAACCCACACCTCCCGCGGCAGCGAGATTTTGATGGAGCTGTCCGGCGTGCAGGATCTGGCTTACTATGACTACTGTTATGATATCTGCCGCCACCATCATGAGCGGTGGGACGGGGGCGGTTACCCCGACGGCCTGGCAGGAAATGAAATTTCCATCTGGGCCCAGGCCGTTTCACTGGCCGACGTCTACGATGCCCTGACCAGCAAGCGGGTTTACAAGGATGCCTACACCCATGAAACCGCGGTTCAGATGATCCTGGACGGTGAGTGTGGTGTGTTTAACCCGCAGCTCATCGATTGCTTTCTGGCCGCGCTTCCGGAGCTCAACCGTTCCATGAAGGGCGGGGAAATGCTGGCGTCTACGGTAACAGCGCCCGGTGAGGTCACCATACCTGAGAAAAAGAAAAAAGAAAACCACAGCGACCTGTCAAGCCGGACCCTATACCTGTTAGAACAGGAGCGCCAGAAATATCAGATTCTGTCGGACCTTTCTGACGAGCTGATTTTTGAGTATGACCTGAAAACGGATAAGCTGGTTTTTTCGGACCGGTTTCAGATATTAACCGGAAAGAGCCCGGTTTTTCCACAGATCAGCAAAATTATGGCAGACGAGTCGGTCGTCAACAGCGAGGACCGCAAGCGTCTGTTCAAAATGCTTGAGCACATCACGCCAGACAAACCGAAATGCAAGGCTGAGCTGCGCATTAACCTGGACGGCGGCGGCTTCCAGTGGCACCAGGTATACCTTTATCCCATCTGGGATATGGAGTTTGAGCCGGTGTGCGTGAGCTATATCGGCAAGCTGATCAACGTTGAGGAGAGTAAGCAGCGCAACCTGCTGCTCAAAAGAGAAGCGGAAAGCGATCCCCTTACCGGCCTGCTGAACCAGAAAGCCATGCGTGAGCAGTCGATTCTGGTGCTCAAGGACCGGCGCGTATGCAACGCGGCCCTCTGCTTTGCGGATGTCGACAATTTTAAAGCGGTTAATGACGAACGCGGCCATCTGTTTGGGGATATGGTGCTCAAGGAGGTGGCGGAGGTGATCACCAGCAGTGTGCGCCATACCGATCTGGTCGGCCGTGTGGGCGGCGATGAGTTTCTGATCCTTTTCCATGACATTATTGACCAGAGGGATATTGAGAGACGTGTCGCAGCCATCAGTAAAAAACTGAACGAACGTTTTGACAACTACGGCATAACCGGAAGTCTCGGCATTTCCCGCTATCCTCAGGACGGCGAGGATTTCGATACCCTTCTCCAAAAAGCGGATCAGGCCCTGTACCATTCCAAGGATTTGGGTAAAAACCAGTATAAGGTCTACGATGTCAGCTGTGCCAACCGGCCGTTCAGGTCCTCCCTGACCCGGGTCGATAATTACAACGAAAAAATTGAGGAAATGGCCAGAGAGCTGAAAAATATTACCAGCAGTTGA
- a CDS encoding Gfo/Idh/MocA family oxidoreductase translates to MKKYNWAIVGTGVISNEMARALKQENGEIYGVYNHHAEKGRAFAEEYGVQKVFDSEQALLSDPSVDIVYIGTPHNYHYDMLMKAVGAGKNVFCEKAITVNAEQLEAAAALAQEKGVTVMEGMTIYHMPLYQKLKEIVDSGAIGRVKMIQVNFGSCKEYDVKNRFFDMALAGGALLDIGIYAMAFARFFMERQPNVILTTPQYFETGVDEQSGILLKNDRGQMAVSALSMRAKQPKRGVVAGELGYIEVDNYPRAQKASITYTADGRREEIKTGRTEDALRYEIRHMQEAVEAEAGTSPLALSRDVMEILTAVRGQWGMQYPFEQ, encoded by the coding sequence ATGAAAAAATACAACTGGGCCATTGTCGGAACTGGCGTTATCAGTAACGAGATGGCGCGAGCGCTGAAACAGGAAAACGGTGAAATCTACGGTGTGTACAACCACCATGCGGAAAAGGGCCGGGCCTTTGCGGAGGAATACGGTGTTCAAAAGGTTTTTGACAGCGAGCAGGCCCTGCTGTCCGACCCGTCTGTGGACATCGTCTATATCGGTACGCCGCACAATTACCATTATGATATGCTGATGAAGGCTGTCGGAGCTGGAAAAAACGTCTTTTGCGAGAAAGCCATCACCGTAAACGCCGAACAGCTTGAAGCAGCAGCGGCGCTGGCGCAGGAAAAAGGGGTGACGGTCATGGAGGGCATGACCATCTACCATATGCCGCTGTACCAGAAGCTTAAAGAAATCGTGGACTCCGGAGCCATCGGCCGGGTGAAAATGATACAGGTCAACTTTGGCAGCTGCAAGGAATACGATGTTAAAAACCGTTTCTTTGACATGGCGCTGGCCGGGGGCGCGCTTCTGGACATTGGTATTTACGCCATGGCCTTTGCGCGGTTTTTTATGGAGCGCCAGCCCAATGTTATTCTGACCACACCGCAGTACTTCGAGACCGGTGTGGATGAGCAGTCCGGTATTCTTTTGAAAAACGACCGGGGACAGATGGCGGTCAGCGCTTTGAGTATGCGGGCTAAGCAGCCTAAACGGGGCGTGGTGGCCGGAGAGCTGGGCTACATTGAGGTCGACAACTACCCCAGAGCCCAGAAGGCTTCTATCACCTATACCGCCGACGGGCGGCGGGAAGAAATCAAAACGGGCAGAACAGAGGACGCTCTGCGCTATGAGATCCGCCATATGCAGGAGGCCGTTGAGGCTGAGGCCGGAACCAGCCCCCTTGCCCTGAGCCGTGACGTGATGGAAATCCTGACGGCTGTGCGCGGGCAGTGGGGCATGCAGTATCCCTTTGAGCAGTAA
- a CDS encoding diguanylate cyclase, producing MMKLLKKIRFTTIVLILGAALIVSSVFSLLTIQNLEGNARVINYTGIVRGATQRLVKQELNNEQNDQLIARLDVILEELQNGGEKNRLIRLDDDAYQALVNQLQNKWAALKNEIYNYRAGGTAEGLYKISEEYFEMADQTVSAAEQYTEQAVRSAKYFLLLVTLIFLGMVVACAFFASSQQKRREKLLADEKESLERQIHLNQMLNDIRAPLDELPELMYISDLETYDLLFINKAGRDTFNFKDTERKKCYEVLQGLDAPCPFCSTPMLKPEEYYNWEHTNPVTGKHYLLKDRLIEWEGRSARFEIAFDLTEAMKEKQNLKNMLETEQVIVECIRDLYQNHDLTQAIPLFLERVGNFIQADRSYIFDLRGDYFKNTYEWCADGVVPEQENLQNIPNAYIDRWLKAFEEQECMVVEDCETIKSIAPDEYELLAAQSIERFVVVPLERDGELYACVGVDNPPLEMMQNATSILQTLRYFLMLAIRRTEDEAELAKLSYYDTLTSFYNRNRYIQDLEAFASYEGPVGVVFLDVNGLKAVNDQYGHGKGDQLLEECARCIREGFGESNFYRVGGDEFVVLSTGDSEAVFLERTERLRAYFDRVSCISAAIGACWTRQGAGIDAAVAAADERMYADKQAFYHEHQLSKRYRYMNDTASHAPEEPEEEK from the coding sequence ATGATGAAATTATTGAAAAAGATCCGTTTTACAACCATTGTGCTTATTTTGGGCGCAGCGCTGATCGTCAGCAGCGTTTTCTCATTACTCACGATCCAGAATTTAGAGGGAAATGCCCGCGTGATCAATTATACTGGCATTGTCCGCGGGGCGACACAGCGCCTTGTAAAGCAGGAGCTTAACAATGAGCAGAACGACCAACTCATTGCCAGGCTGGACGTTATTTTAGAGGAGCTGCAGAACGGCGGAGAAAAAAACAGGCTGATCAGGCTGGACGACGACGCCTACCAGGCCCTTGTGAACCAGCTGCAGAACAAATGGGCCGCCCTTAAAAATGAGATTTACAATTACCGCGCCGGCGGAACAGCCGAAGGACTTTACAAAATCAGTGAAGAATATTTTGAGATGGCCGACCAGACCGTTTCCGCTGCCGAGCAGTACACAGAGCAGGCGGTAAGAAGCGCGAAGTACTTCCTGCTTTTGGTCACCCTGATCTTTCTGGGCATGGTGGTGGCCTGCGCATTTTTTGCCTCGTCCCAGCAGAAACGGCGCGAGAAGCTTCTGGCGGACGAGAAAGAATCTCTGGAAAGGCAGATTCACTTAAACCAGATGCTGAATGATATCCGGGCGCCGCTTGACGAGCTGCCCGAGCTCATGTATATCTCCGACTTGGAAACATACGATCTGCTGTTTATTAATAAAGCGGGCAGGGATACCTTTAACTTTAAGGACACAGAGAGAAAGAAGTGCTATGAGGTTCTTCAGGGGTTGGACGCGCCCTGCCCCTTCTGTTCAACGCCAATGCTCAAGCCTGAGGAATACTATAACTGGGAGCATACCAACCCTGTAACCGGAAAGCACTATCTCCTTAAAGACCGGCTGATCGAGTGGGAAGGCCGTTCCGCCCGGTTTGAGATCGCCTTCGACCTGACCGAGGCAATGAAGGAGAAGCAAAACCTGAAAAATATGCTTGAAACAGAGCAGGTTATTGTGGAATGTATCCGCGACCTTTACCAGAACCATGACCTGACCCAGGCCATCCCGCTTTTTCTGGAGCGTGTCGGGAATTTTATCCAGGCAGACCGCAGCTATATCTTTGACCTGCGGGGGGACTATTTTAAGAACACCTACGAATGGTGCGCGGACGGCGTTGTGCCGGAGCAGGAAAACCTGCAGAATATTCCCAATGCATATATTGACCGCTGGCTGAAAGCCTTTGAGGAGCAGGAATGCATGGTGGTGGAGGATTGTGAGACCATCAAAAGCATCGCGCCTGACGAGTATGAGCTTCTGGCGGCCCAGAGCATTGAACGGTTTGTGGTGGTTCCGCTGGAGCGCGACGGAGAGCTTTACGCCTGTGTCGGTGTGGATAACCCGCCGCTGGAGATGATGCAGAACGCCACGTCCATTTTACAGACCCTGCGCTATTTCCTCATGCTGGCGATCCGGCGCACCGAGGATGAGGCCGAGCTCGCCAAGCTGAGCTACTACGATACCCTGACCTCTTTTTATAACCGTAACCGCTACATACAGGACCTAGAAGCGTTCGCCAGCTATGAGGGGCCTGTCGGTGTTGTTTTTCTGGATGTCAATGGCTTAAAGGCTGTAAACGACCAGTATGGCCACGGCAAGGGTGACCAGCTTCTGGAGGAATGTGCCCGCTGTATCCGTGAGGGCTTTGGCGAGAGCAATTTCTACCGTGTTGGGGGCGATGAGTTTGTCGTGCTCTCCACCGGGGACAGTGAAGCGGTATTTCTGGAAAGGACTGAAAGGCTGAGGGCTTATTTTGACCGTGTTTCCTGTATCAGCGCTGCCATCGGCGCCTGCTGGACCCGGCAGGGGGCCGGAATCGACGCGGCTGTTGCCGCGGCGGATGAGCGGATGTACGCAGACAAGCAGGCCTTTTATCATGAGCACCAGCTGTCCAAGCGCTACCGTTATATGAATGACACCGCAAGTCATGCTCCGGAGGAACCGGAAGAAGAAAAATAG
- a CDS encoding YhgE/Pip domain-containing protein: MKKILKIFTGDVSRIRNNTIALIVVMGVCVVPAMYAWFNIAGSWDPYSNTKDIKIAVANTDAGYQGELLSVSMNVGDEVVNALKANDQMDWQFTGRDEALEGVKSGAYYAAIVIPQDFSANIMSLFSSDIKKSAIIYYTNEKENAIAPKVTDKGATAVQEQVNSLFVEKVSEIALEALQSVYRSADKEGSQSLTDNLKTNLQRIEGEVETAAKTVRAFAGMTASTRKVLTSTAGFLETSGNAVYESSGILQDAEGTARGLQGAVDTASQGIETVFDVGGESYRKISAEIDTAFASVGENAGGAAKSLDSLADEVQLLINHNTSLRDELQKLSDAVPDMAAALQPVIGRLNQIIRQQEALRDKLTETVGKISETAGMAETDYQALKGLAAEVGKVISDAETDYKTNLQPQLGTLFSSLDFGSGEVAGILSQLDSSIRDIATLSGETGSNLSMAEDLLTRSADQLDAVKARLYNVLQEVEKAAASGDMAEIETLLSGSPAELSTFLAAPVELETEKIYPVDNYGSAMAPFYTTLAIWVGGVVLVAMISTSVSEKTEKALSLRPHHAYFGRYITFLILGLVQSTIIVLGDLFFLGIQCEHPVLFLLTGWLTSIVYVNLIYTLTVSFGDVGKAIAVVLMVIQVAGSGGSFPIELLPAFFQRLYPLMPFAHSMNAMRECIAGMYQNTYWIEMGYLAAFLIPSLLLGLVLRKPVIRLNHTFTEKLESTHLM; this comes from the coding sequence ATGAAAAAAATCTTAAAAATATTCACGGGCGATGTCAGCCGTATCCGCAACAATACCATTGCCCTCATTGTCGTGATGGGCGTCTGCGTTGTGCCTGCCATGTACGCCTGGTTTAATATCGCGGGTAGCTGGGACCCTTACAGCAATACAAAGGACATAAAAATCGCGGTGGCCAACACCGATGCCGGCTATCAGGGTGAGCTTCTCTCCGTGAGCATGAACGTGGGCGACGAGGTGGTAAACGCCCTAAAGGCCAACGACCAGATGGACTGGCAGTTTACAGGCAGAGACGAAGCCCTGGAGGGGGTGAAGTCCGGCGCCTATTACGCTGCCATTGTCATTCCCCAGGATTTCAGCGCCAACATCATGAGCCTGTTTTCCTCCGATATTAAAAAGAGCGCCATCATTTATTACACCAACGAAAAGGAAAACGCCATCGCCCCAAAAGTGACCGACAAGGGGGCGACAGCTGTCCAGGAACAGGTCAACAGCCTCTTTGTGGAAAAGGTCTCCGAGATCGCCCTCGAGGCGCTGCAGTCCGTCTACCGGTCCGCAGACAAGGAGGGCAGCCAGTCCCTGACGGACAATCTTAAGACCAACCTCCAGCGCATCGAAGGCGAGGTTGAAACGGCCGCAAAAACCGTGCGGGCCTTTGCGGGCATGACCGCCTCCACCCGAAAGGTTCTGACCTCGACCGCCGGCTTTTTAGAAACCTCCGGAAACGCGGTCTATGAAAGCTCCGGCATTCTGCAGGACGCGGAGGGCACGGCCCGGGGGCTCCAGGGCGCTGTGGACACAGCCTCCCAGGGCATTGAGACGGTCTTTGACGTGGGCGGCGAAAGCTACCGGAAGATCTCGGCCGAAATCGACACGGCCTTTGCCTCGGTTGGCGAAAACGCCGGCGGGGCGGCCAAAAGCCTGGACAGCCTGGCCGATGAGGTTCAGCTGCTCATCAATCACAACACCAGCCTGAGGGACGAGCTGCAAAAGCTCAGCGATGCTGTCCCCGATATGGCGGCGGCGCTTCAGCCTGTGATCGGCCGGCTCAATCAGATCATCCGCCAGCAGGAAGCCCTGCGGGATAAGCTGACCGAAACCGTGGGTAAAATCTCTGAAACCGCCGGAATGGCGGAGACGGACTATCAAGCCCTCAAGGGCCTGGCGGCTGAGGTCGGCAAAGTCATCAGCGACGCGGAAACCGACTATAAAACAAACCTGCAGCCGCAGCTGGGCACATTGTTTTCAAGCCTCGATTTTGGCAGCGGTGAGGTGGCCGGTATTCTCAGCCAGCTGGACAGCAGTATCCGTGATATTGCCACCCTTTCCGGTGAGACCGGCTCGAATTTAAGCATGGCAGAGGACCTGCTGACACGCTCGGCCGACCAGCTGGACGCCGTGAAGGCACGGCTTTACAATGTGCTCCAGGAGGTGGAAAAGGCCGCCGCCAGCGGTGATATGGCCGAAATCGAGACCCTGCTCTCCGGCAGCCCTGCCGAGCTCAGCACCTTCCTGGCTGCCCCGGTCGAGCTGGAAACCGAAAAAATTTATCCGGTCGATAATTACGGCTCCGCCATGGCGCCCTTCTACACGACGCTGGCCATCTGGGTCGGCGGCGTGGTGCTCGTGGCCATGATCAGCACCAGTGTTTCGGAAAAAACCGAAAAGGCCCTCTCACTCAGGCCCCACCACGCCTATTTTGGCCGGTACATCACCTTTCTGATTCTGGGACTGGTCCAGAGCACCATCATTGTTCTGGGGGACCTTTTCTTCCTGGGAATCCAGTGTGAGCATCCCGTGCTCTTCCTGCTGACAGGCTGGCTCACGAGCATTGTCTACGTCAATCTCATCTACACCCTCACGGTCTCCTTCGGCGACGTGGGCAAGGCCATTGCCGTTGTCCTGATGGTTATCCAGGTGGCGGGCTCCGGCGGCAGCTTTCCCATCGAGCTGCTCCCGGCGTTTTTCCAGAGGCTGTATCCCCTCATGCCCTTTGCCCACAGCATGAACGCCATGCGCGAATGTATTGCCGGCATGTATCAGAACACCTACTGGATCGAGATGGGTTACCTGGCGGCTTTCCTGATTCCCTCCCTGCTCCTGGGCCTCGTGCTCAGAAAACCCGTGATCCGGCTGAACCATACCTTTACAGAAAAGCTGGAGAGCACGCATCTGATGTGA